The DNA region ACACCTGCTTTCTTTACCGTTAGACCTAAAGCGGGAACAATCATTATTACCCTCAACACCGAGCATCCCGCTTACGATAAGTTGATGGAAATAGTGGACGAAGACATTGAGGATGCTTCTAGAGAAGAATTAATTGATCGTTTGTCTCGTGCAAGAGACGGATTAAAATTGTTACTCGAAGCCTGGGCGCGTTACGAAGATACTTTGCCAGATGGAAACATCAAAGACAAAGCCCAAGAAGTTAGAAACGACTGGGGAAGAATGGCAAAACGATTTATGACTTCTGATTAAGGAAATCTTAACGGTATGATAGGTATCCTTCCCCGTTCATGAAACAGGCAAGGATGCCTGTTCTCCTACTCATTGCATCACATTTAGTTCTTAGGTTGACGACATCCTGAGATCAATATAGAGATAGAATTGTCTACTTGCTAATAAGTTGAATAGGAAAATAATATTTCTGATAAGACTGTTAATTGAATGTACATTCGCAGAGGATTTTTTTGAAATAAATATTTTTCTTGAAAAATTATCTTTTTGAAAATATATTCCTTTTGAAAAATATTCCTATCCCTAGCAGGATAGGGATTAAATATTTCGCCCTGTTAGGGCTTGGCTTTTTACTATTAGCCCCAACGGGGCGAAATCATTCGTGGTGTGGGTGCTAGCCCATACCACACAATTCCGTTGGGCTTTCCTTTTTACTATAGCTCCAACGGAGCGTAATCCCTCCTGGTATGGGTGCAAGCCCATACCAGTGTATTACCAACCAGACTTTATTGTAAAGAACCGAAAATAGATTTACCTTGACAAGAGTCACAAAGAAAAATAGAAATGTTGAAAGGGAAAAATATGCCAGTAATAGCTCGCTTTTACGGAATAACAATCAAGATGTACTTTAATGATCATTTGCCTCCACATTTTCACGCAATCTACGGCGAGTTTAATGGAATATTCTCAATTGATAATTTATCTATGATTGAAGGCGATTTACCATCTCGGTCTATTCGTTTAGTAGAAGAGTGGGGAAGTAAATACCAAACAGAATTAAACAGAATGTGGGAAACGAAAGACTTTATCAAATTACCGGAGCTAGACTAATGGCTAATGATAATAATCCAACACAATTAAAACCTCCTAGAATCAATAAAATTTACATCGACAAACATACTATTTATGTATTATTTCTGGATAATGCTATCAAGAAATATGATATATCTCCCTTGTTAGAAAAAAAAACATTTAACAAATTAAAAAATCTTTCTTACCTGAAAACGGCAAAGGTTGATTCCGGAGGTTATGGAATAAGCTGGGATGATGATTGCGATCTGAGTGAAAACGAACTGTGGACAAAAGGTGTATCTGTCACGGATACAAAAGAATTAGCTAAACTTCATTTGCTATTTGTAGCGCCGAAAAGCTAATAGCAAATGTATCGAATAGACCCTCTCGCACCTAAAAAAAATAAAGACTAACACCAATGAACCACAACGGACGCAACCTCAAAGAATCAGTATTAAAATTTGTAGAGGAAGCAGAAACTCTAGCGATATTCGTGCCGTATATAAAACTCAATGTATTAAAAGAAATCCTAAGCCAAACAAAGAATTGCCGCTATATTGTGGTGAGGTGGGAGGTGAAGGATTTACTCGAGAGAGCGAGTGATTTAGAAATCTACGAAGTATGCAAAGAAAAAAAGATTTCGCTCTTTCGAAATGCGAGACTTCACTTGAAACTATACCTAGATGCGGATAAGGCATATTTGACTACGGCGAATATTTCGTCACGGGCGTTAAATTATGGGAAGTATGAAAATTACAATTATGAAATGGGAGTGAAGATAGACAAACTGGAATTAGAGGATAGAATCTACTTACAGAATATTTTAGATGAAAGCCAATTGATTGATGATAGGATGATG from Leptospiraceae bacterium includes:
- a CDS encoding DUF4160 domain-containing protein, with translation MPVIARFYGITIKMYFNDHLPPHFHAIYGEFNGIFSIDNLSMIEGDLPSRSIRLVEEWGSKYQTELNRMWETKDFIKLPELD
- a CDS encoding DUF2442 domain-containing protein; its protein translation is MANDNNPTQLKPPRINKIYIDKHTIYVLFLDNAIKKYDISPLLEKKTFNKLKNLSYLKTAKVDSGGYGISWDDDCDLSENELWTKGVSVTDTKELAKLHLLFVAPKS